TTCGGTGGTTTGATCGAGATTTGTACGATCATCCGCGACGGTTTGAATTGAGGCGACGATGCGAATTTCACTTCGCGCAGGCGAGCGTCTCTACATCAACGGCGCGGTCGTGCTTGTTGATCGCAAGGTGTCCATTGAATTGCTCAATGATGCGACGTTTCTGCTGGAAGCCCATGTGATGAATGTCGGTGATGTGACCACGCCGCTCCGGCAGCTCTATTTCATCACGCAGATCATGCTGATGAATCCAGCGGATACGCCCGCGGCGGCGGAAATGTTCGCGCAAGCTATCAGGAATAATCGGAAGTTATTCGCCGAACCGCGAATTTTGGCCGGCCTCGATTCGGCCGAGCAGTTCGTCTCGGAAGATCGGAAGTTCGACGCGTTGAAGACCATTCGCACATTGCTGCCGATCGAGGCTGAGGTTCTTTGCGTCGGCGAAGGCCCAATCGCCGGAGCGGCAGCTTAAGGAGACCGCCTATGTCAGTCGATCCAACATCTCCAACTTCGCCGACCCAGAATTCATCCAATTCTTCGCAGCAGCCGCAATCTGCCGCGGCTTCGGCGACGGTCAATTACAATCAATTTCTGCAATTGCTTGTCGCCGAATTGCAGAACCAGGATCCGACGAGCCCAACGGATCCGACCCAGTACATGAGCCAGTTGGCGTCGTTCTCGCAAGTTGAGCAGCAAATCGACACCAATTCGAAGCTCGATACGATGCTGACATCGAACGCGCTTTCGCAGGCCGAACAGATGATCGGGCAGACAATAACCTCACCCGACGGTTCCACAAAGGGCACGGTCGAATCCGTCAATCTCAATTCCAGTGGCGGCACGACCGCGACGTTGACCGATGGCAGCACGGTGACGTTGACGACCGGCAGCAGTGCGGCGAACACGACGACCTTGAGCGACGGCACACAGTTCGAGTTGCCGAGCGGCTTGACGATCAACTGATCATGAATGAGGCCGACGCGCTTGAGCTTTCCCGTGAGGCCATCTGGACTGTGCTTGTCATGTCCGGGCCTGCGGTTTGTTCGGCCATGCTTGTTGGTATTGCCATCGCGCTGTTTCAGGCGCTGACACAAATTCAAGAATCGACGTTGACGTTCGTGCCGAAGATACTCGTCGTTCTTGCGGCGTTAACGGTCACGGCGTCCTTTGTCGGCGGACAGATGTATGTCTTCACCGAACACGTCTATTCGCGAATCGAAAAGGGCTATTGAGCGCGGCGCGCGATCGGCAGGTGAGTTATGGCGGGGGTAGTGGCGGAAGCGCAACTGGCGCAACTGGCGCCGGAGCGCAAGGGTAACATTCGGGAGGTCGGCTTTGCTGTCGGCATCCTTGCGATTCTCTCCGTCTTCTTTCTACCCATCCCGCCCTTCATCATCGATATCGGGCTTGCATTTTCTATCGCGCTTGCCGTCCTCATTCTCATGGTCGCGCTGTGGATTCAGCGGCCGCTTGATTTTTCGTCATTTCCAACTGTGTTGCTTGTCGCGACGCTATTGCGGCTGTCGCTGAACATTGCCACGACACGGCTCATTCTTTCAAACGGGCCGGAGGGTACTTCCGCGGCAGGCTATGTCATCGGCGGTTTTTCCCGGCTCGTCATGGGCGGCGATTTCGTCATCGGGCTCATCGTCTTTGCGATCCTCGTCACCGTCAATTTTGTCGTCATCACCAAAGGCGCGACGCGTATCGCGGAAGTCGGCGCGCGTTTCACACTTGACGCCATCCCCGGAAAACAAATGGCGATCGACGCCGATCTCTCATCGGGAACGATCGATGAAAAGGAGGCGCAGCGTCGTCGTCGCGAACTTGAAGAGGAAAGCTCCTTCTTTGGTTCGATGGACGGTGCGTCCAAGTTCGTGCGTGGTGACGCAATCGCGGGCCTCATTATTCTTGCGGTCAACATTTTCGGCGGCATCATCATCGGCGCGACCCGCTATGATATGCCTTTGTCGCAGGCCACGGATGTTTTCACAAAGCTCTCCGTCGGTGACGGCCTCGTCACGCAAATTCCGGCCCTGATCATCTCGCTGGCGGCCGGTCTTCTCGTCTCGAAAGGTGGGACGCGTGGCTCGGCCGAGCAGGCGGTACTCGGCCAGTTGGTTAAATACCCGCGTGCGCTCTTCGTGGCCGGCGGGTTGATGTTTGTACTTGGCGTTATTCCGGGGCTGCCGTTCGTCCCGTTTGCCTTGCTGGGCAGTCTCATGGCGTTCGCCGGCTATACAATCCCTGCGCGCCTCGCGCGGCAGGCGGCGGTGGACAGTGCGTCGGCCGCGGCGGCGGAACAAAAGGCGCTGAAGGAAGCGCGTGAATCCGTCAAGGAATCGTTGAAGTCAGTGGAGATCGAGCTTTGTCTCGGCAAGCAGCTTTCCTCGCGCATGCTCGCGGCGCAAGGCGAACTCATGCATCGCGTCACCAAGATGCGCCGAAAGTTCGCCCAGCAATATGGCTTCGTTGTTCCGGAGATCAAGGTTTCCGATAACCTTATGGTGCCGGCGAAAAATTATCAGATCAAAATTCACGGCACAGTCGTGGCGTCGTTCACGATGATGGTCGGCCACCTGCTGGTCGTTGTGGGCGACGGCCGCAGGCCGGACCTGCCCGGCGAGGAGGTGCGTGAACCTGCTTTCGGCATGAAGGCGATGTGGGTTTCTGAAGCCTATGCGGGAGAGCTCAAGCGCCAGGGGTTCGAATCGATCGACGTGATGTCGGTTCTGCTCACGCATCTGAGCGAGGTCATTCGCAATAATCTCTCGCAATTGCTTTCTTACAAGGACATGCGTGCGCTGTTCGATCGGCTTGGGCCCGAATACAAGCGGTTGCTTGACGATATCTGTCCTTCGCAAATTTCCTATTCCGGCCTGCAGGCGGTCCTCAAGCTTCTGCTTGCAGAGCGAGTCTCTATCCGCAATTTGCAATTGATCCTTGAAGCCATCGCCGAGATTGCGCCGCACGTGCGTCGTGCCGAGCAGGTGACGGAACACGTGCGGATGCGAATTGCGCAACAGATTTGCGGCGATCTCCTCGACAATGGCACGTTGAAAGTGCTGCGGCTCGGCAATCGCTGGGACTTGGCTTTCCACCAAAGCCTGAAACGCGATGCAAAGGGCGATGTGATCGAGTTTGACCTCGACCCCGGCATGGTCGAACAATTCGGCAACGAGGCGTCGATCGCGATCCGCGATCGAATGGACAAGGGACATGTCTTTGTCCTCGTTACGACGCCGGAAGCGCGGCCTTACGTGCGCATGGTGATTGAGCGGCTGTTTGCAACATTGCCGGTTCTCTCGCATCTGGAGATCGCCCGCGGCGTCGAGATCAAGTCGCTCGGAACAATCTCGTGATCTGGACTGGATCGAACGCGGTTTTGACGGCGTTCCTTCTTTTCTGCCGCATCTCCGGGTGCCTCATGCTGATGCCAGGATTTTCAAGTCCGCGTGTCCCGGTCACCGTGCGGCTCTTTCTGTGCGTTGCGATCAGTCTGGCTTTGACGCCATTCCTTGGCGAAACGATCGGGAAGATCGTCGGTAACGCTTCGGCATTTGCGCTCGTAAAGCTCATCGTTTCGGAAACGCTCATCGGCAGCTTGATCGGTCTTATGGGACGTATTTTTTTTGCGGCGCTCGAAACGCTCGGCACGTCGATCGCGA
This Methylovirgula sp. DNA region includes the following protein-coding sequences:
- the flbT gene encoding flagellar biosynthesis repressor FlbT, with product MRISLRAGERLYINGAVVLVDRKVSIELLNDATFLLEAHVMNVGDVTTPLRQLYFITQIMLMNPADTPAAAEMFAQAIRNNRKLFAEPRILAGLDSAEQFVSEDRKFDALKTIRTLLPIEAEVLCVGEGPIAGAAA
- the flgD gene encoding flagellar hook assembly protein FlgD, whose amino-acid sequence is MSVDPTSPTSPTQNSSNSSQQPQSAAASATVNYNQFLQLLVAELQNQDPTSPTDPTQYMSQLASFSQVEQQIDTNSKLDTMLTSNALSQAEQMIGQTITSPDGSTKGTVESVNLNSSGGTTATLTDGSTVTLTTGSSAANTTTLSDGTQFELPSGLTIN
- the fliQ gene encoding flagellar biosynthesis protein FliQ, with the translated sequence MNEADALELSREAIWTVLVMSGPAVCSAMLVGIAIALFQALTQIQESTLTFVPKILVVLAALTVTASFVGGQMYVFTEHVYSRIEKGY
- the flhA gene encoding flagellar biosynthesis protein FlhA; protein product: MAGVVAEAQLAQLAPERKGNIREVGFAVGILAILSVFFLPIPPFIIDIGLAFSIALAVLILMVALWIQRPLDFSSFPTVLLVATLLRLSLNIATTRLILSNGPEGTSAAGYVIGGFSRLVMGGDFVIGLIVFAILVTVNFVVITKGATRIAEVGARFTLDAIPGKQMAIDADLSSGTIDEKEAQRRRRELEEESSFFGSMDGASKFVRGDAIAGLIILAVNIFGGIIIGATRYDMPLSQATDVFTKLSVGDGLVTQIPALIISLAAGLLVSKGGTRGSAEQAVLGQLVKYPRALFVAGGLMFVLGVIPGLPFVPFALLGSLMAFAGYTIPARLARQAAVDSASAAAAEQKALKEARESVKESLKSVEIELCLGKQLSSRMLAAQGELMHRVTKMRRKFAQQYGFVVPEIKVSDNLMVPAKNYQIKIHGTVVASFTMMVGHLLVVVGDGRRPDLPGEEVREPAFGMKAMWVSEAYAGELKRQGFESIDVMSVLLTHLSEVIRNNLSQLLSYKDMRALFDRLGPEYKRLLDDICPSQISYSGLQAVLKLLLAERVSIRNLQLILEAIAEIAPHVRRAEQVTEHVRMRIAQQICGDLLDNGTLKVLRLGNRWDLAFHQSLKRDAKGDVIEFDLDPGMVEQFGNEASIAIRDRMDKGHVFVLVTTPEARPYVRMVIERLFATLPVLSHLEIARGVEIKSLGTIS